Proteins encoded within one genomic window of Macaca fascicularis isolate 582-1 chromosome 16, T2T-MFA8v1.1:
- the UBE2G1 gene encoding ubiquitin-conjugating enzyme E2 G1 isoform X2, whose translation MTELQSALLLRRQLAELNKNPVEGFSAGLIDDNDLYRWEVLIIGPPDTLYEGGVFKAHLTFPKDYPLRPPKMKFITEIWHPNVDKNGDVCISILHEPGEDKYGYEKPEERWLPIHTVETIMISVISMLADPNGDSPANVDAAKEWREDRNGEFKRKVARCVRKSQETAFE comes from the exons AACTCAACAAAAATCCAGTGGAAGGCTTTTCTGCAGGTTTAATAGATGACAATGATCTCTACCGATGGGAAGTCCTTATTATTGGCCCTCCAGATACACTTTA tGAAGGTGGTGTTTTTAAGGCTCATCTTACTTTCCCAAAAGATTATCCCCTCCGACCTCCTAAAATGAAATTCATTACAGAAATCTGGCACCCAAATG TTGATAAAaatggtgatgtgtgcatttctaTTCTTCATGAGCCTGGGGAAGATAAGTATGGTTATGAAAAGCCAGAAGAACGCTGGCTCCCTATCCACACAGTGGAAACCATCATGATTAGTGTCATTTCTATGCTGGCAGACCCTAATGGAGACTCACCTGCTAATGTTGATGCTGCG AAAGAATGGAGGGAAGATAGAAAtggagaatttaaaagaaaagttgcCCGCTGTGTAAGAAAAAGCCAAGAGACTGCTTTTGAGTGA